A single window of Microbispora hainanensis DNA harbors:
- a CDS encoding cellulose binding domain-containing protein, with the protein MPRLSWPAGWVAAGAVAAVLLAANITAPPVLAGSVAQMHAVRMLTTVSPSPSASPGADVRPPTGPGDLRACPPPPPPSGSFQGSVGLCWTASTDNTGVAEYRVYMLTANGFVLVASTFQTTAVVTGLGGDRTYAFYVVARDAAGNVSPPSALVSAPALGAGPTPTPAPTDTTQPTKPTGLQGDCVPDFNGTSLCWTGSTDDVRVVGYDVYRRTDTGWARVARDLPATARSFTEAGYSNVPGQQYMYFSPGRSYVYVVVAKDAAGNVSEPSDLVTSTVPSDYPTHSASPTPAATCRVEYDSWTWPGGFGANVKITNIGSADIDGWELRFAFPEQGQQLTSGYSATWSQSGRDVTAVNADWNATIKPGASVHIGFNGTHTGANPDPRSFTLNLRTCVVS; encoded by the coding sequence GTGCCCAGACTGTCATGGCCTGCCGGATGGGTTGCGGCGGGCGCCGTCGCCGCCGTGCTGCTGGCGGCCAACATCACCGCGCCGCCCGTGCTCGCGGGCAGTGTGGCCCAGATGCACGCCGTCCGCATGCTGACCACGGTCTCGCCGTCGCCCTCGGCCTCGCCGGGAGCGGACGTGAGGCCGCCGACGGGGCCGGGGGACCTGCGGGCGTGCCCGCCGCCCCCGCCGCCGAGCGGGAGCTTCCAGGGTTCGGTCGGCCTGTGCTGGACGGCGTCCACCGACAACACCGGGGTCGCCGAATACAGGGTGTACATGCTCACGGCGAACGGTTTCGTCCTGGTGGCCTCCACCTTCCAGACGACGGCCGTCGTCACCGGGCTGGGCGGCGACCGGACCTACGCGTTCTACGTCGTCGCCAGGGACGCCGCCGGCAACGTGAGCCCGCCGAGCGCGCTGGTCAGCGCCCCGGCACTGGGCGCGGGACCGACGCCGACCCCCGCCCCGACCGACACCACGCAGCCGACCAAGCCGACGGGGCTGCAGGGCGACTGCGTGCCCGACTTCAACGGGACGTCGCTGTGCTGGACGGGGTCCACCGACGACGTCCGGGTCGTCGGCTATGACGTCTACCGGCGCACCGACACCGGCTGGGCGCGGGTGGCCAGAGACCTGCCCGCCACGGCTCGGTCCTTCACCGAGGCCGGCTACAGCAACGTCCCGGGTCAGCAGTACATGTACTTCTCGCCCGGTCGCTCGTACGTCTACGTTGTCGTGGCCAAGGACGCCGCCGGCAACGTCAGCGAGCCGTCCGACCTGGTGACCTCCACGGTGCCGAGCGACTACCCCACCCACTCGGCCTCCCCGACCCCCGCGGCGACGTGCCGGGTCGAATACGACTCCTGGACGTGGCCCGGCGGCTTCGGAGCCAATGTGAAGATCACCAACATCGGTTCCGCCGACATCGACGGGTGGGAGCTGCGCTTCGCCTTCCCCGAGCAGGGACAACAGCTCACCAGCGGCTATTCGGCGACCTGGTCCCAGTCGGGCAGGGACGTCACGGCCGTGAACGCGGACTGGAACGCGACGATCAAGCCCGGTGCGTCCGTGCACATCGGGTTCAACGGCACCCACACCGGCGCCAACCCCGATCCCCGGAGCTTCACCCTCAACCTCCGCACCTGCGTGGTGAGCTGA
- a CDS encoding MFS transporter: MTQTSVQAPAARAASAWRRMWLWATAHAVDDLYQGLVPACVPYFVLDRHYGYVAASGLTMAAALGSSIPQPFIGLAVDRFRLGWLAAAGVALAGLGLGLSGLVEPYPVVWALVLLSGLGVAMFHPAAGKGARETAGDSATAMSVFAAGGSVGFFLAPVLATPVLIAMGVGATVLFIPPALLVAFALLRNRPPARAGAAGTRAGTDRWAPFMVLTGIEVVRSVTFFGVLTFIELFWIRHLDAGRGLAGAALACFLVGGVAGTLLGGRLADRMGLVRTVQIGGLLAIPALAGLRLLPGPCLPMLFAVLAGIAVNIPFAVLVKLGQDYLPNRPGTAAGVTLGLGVSVGGLAAPVLGVTAEAYGPQGVFTVLCLVPIAAVALGLFLPRR; encoded by the coding sequence GTGACACAGACATCCGTTCAGGCGCCGGCGGCGCGGGCGGCGTCCGCGTGGCGGCGCATGTGGCTGTGGGCTACGGCGCACGCCGTCGACGACCTCTACCAGGGACTCGTGCCGGCCTGCGTGCCCTACTTCGTGCTCGACCGGCACTACGGCTACGTGGCGGCCTCCGGGCTGACGATGGCCGCGGCCCTGGGCAGTTCGATTCCGCAGCCGTTCATCGGCCTGGCCGTCGACCGATTCCGCCTGGGCTGGCTCGCCGCCGCCGGTGTCGCGCTGGCCGGGCTCGGCCTCGGCCTGTCCGGGCTGGTGGAGCCCTACCCCGTGGTCTGGGCCCTCGTGCTGCTGTCCGGGCTCGGCGTGGCCATGTTCCACCCGGCGGCGGGCAAGGGGGCCAGAGAGACGGCGGGAGACAGCGCGACGGCGATGAGCGTCTTCGCGGCGGGCGGGAGCGTCGGCTTCTTCCTCGCGCCCGTGCTGGCCACGCCCGTCCTCATCGCGATGGGCGTCGGCGCCACGGTCCTGTTCATCCCACCGGCCCTGCTCGTCGCGTTCGCGCTGCTCCGGAACCGGCCCCCGGCCCGGGCGGGCGCGGCGGGCACGCGCGCGGGCACCGACAGGTGGGCGCCGTTCATGGTCCTCACCGGCATCGAGGTCGTCAGGTCGGTGACGTTCTTCGGCGTGCTCACCTTCATCGAGCTGTTCTGGATCAGGCATCTCGACGCCGGACGCGGCCTCGCGGGCGCGGCCCTGGCCTGCTTCCTGGTCGGCGGGGTCGCGGGCACCCTCCTCGGGGGACGCCTCGCCGACCGGATGGGACTCGTGCGAACCGTGCAGATCGGCGGCCTGCTCGCCATACCCGCGCTCGCCGGGCTGCGCCTGCTGCCGGGGCCCTGCCTGCCGATGCTGTTCGCCGTGCTCGCGGGCATCGCGGTCAACATCCCGTTCGCCGTGCTGGTGAAGCTGGGCCAGGACTACCTGCCCAACCGGCCGGGCACCGCCGCCGGTGTCACGCTCGGGCTCGGCGTGAGCGTCGGCGGGCTCGCCGCGCCGGTGCTCGGCGTCACGGCGGAGGCGTACGGCCCGCAGGGCGTCTTCACCGTCCTCTGTCTGGTGCCGATCGCGGCCGTGGCACTGGGACTGTTCCTCCCCCGCAGGTGA
- a CDS encoding cellulose binding domain-containing protein produces MPRLSWPAGWVAAGAVAAALLAANITAPPVLAGSVAQMHAVRMLTTVSPSPSASPGADVRPPTGPGDLRACPPPPPPSGSFQGSVGLCWTASSDATGVTEYEVFLLTADGFVSVASTSRTTAVVTGLGGGDRTYTFYVVAKDAAGNVSPPSALVSAPALGAGPTPTPAPDDTTPPTRPAGLRPNCIPDFKGTSLCWTGSTDDVRVVGYDVYRRTATGWTRVGTSIGTYFTEGNLVTGQSYSYFVAAKDAAGNVSPPSDVVIATASGGYPTYTPPPVNCKIEYTAWSWSGGFSASVTIINLGQTPIDNWTLRFVLPDAGQKVTSGWSATWSQSGKDVTAVAMPWNSVIQGGGSLQIGFNGSHTGANPDPTGFRLNGGTCIQG; encoded by the coding sequence GTGCCCAGACTGTCATGGCCTGCCGGATGGGTTGCGGCGGGCGCCGTCGCCGCCGCGCTGCTGGCGGCCAACATCACCGCGCCGCCCGTGCTCGCGGGCAGTGTGGCCCAGATGCACGCCGTCCGCATGCTGACCACGGTCTCGCCGTCGCCCTCGGCCTCGCCGGGAGCGGACGTGAGGCCGCCGACGGGGCCGGGGGACCTGCGGGCGTGCCCGCCGCCCCCGCCGCCGAGCGGGAGCTTCCAGGGTTCGGTCGGCCTGTGCTGGACCGCGTCCTCCGACGCCACCGGGGTCACCGAATATGAGGTGTTCCTCCTCACCGCCGACGGTTTCGTCTCGGTGGCCTCCACCTCCCGTACGACGGCCGTCGTCACCGGGCTGGGCGGCGGGGACCGGACCTACACGTTCTACGTCGTCGCCAAGGACGCCGCGGGCAACGTGAGCCCGCCCAGCGCGCTGGTCAGCGCCCCGGCGCTCGGCGCGGGACCGACGCCGACCCCCGCCCCTGACGACACCACGCCGCCGACCAGGCCTGCCGGACTGCGGCCCAACTGCATTCCCGACTTCAAGGGGACCTCGCTGTGCTGGACGGGGTCCACCGACGACGTCCGGGTCGTCGGCTATGACGTCTACCGGCGCACCGCCACCGGCTGGACGCGGGTGGGCACGTCCATCGGCACGTACTTCACCGAGGGCAACCTCGTCACCGGCCAGTCGTACTCCTACTTCGTCGCGGCCAAGGACGCCGCCGGCAACGTCAGCCCGCCGTCCGACGTGGTGATCGCCACGGCGTCCGGCGGCTATCCCACCTACACGCCGCCGCCGGTCAACTGCAAGATCGAATACACGGCGTGGTCGTGGAGCGGCGGCTTCTCGGCAAGCGTGACGATCATCAACCTGGGCCAGACGCCGATCGACAACTGGACGCTGCGCTTCGTCCTCCCGGACGCCGGGCAGAAGGTCACCAGCGGCTGGTCGGCCACCTGGTCCCAGTCCGGAAAGGACGTCACCGCCGTGGCCATGCCGTGGAACTCGGTGATCCAGGGCGGCGGGTCCCTGCAGATCGGGTTCAACGGCAGCCACACCGGTGCCAACCCCGATCCCACCGGCTTCCGGCTGAACGGCGGCACCTGTATCCAAGGCTGA
- a CDS encoding cytochrome P450, with product MPLLDTTLLLLLEGYAWLPARWREAQGVIAQGKMGHGESAQTEMGQAAMARTRLMGRDAVVLRGPDAVRFFYDDNHVQRAPALPEPIKSTLFGHGAVHTLDQAAHRARKGMFMSLMTPESVASLVGEATAAWYAAVATWHGRGDVVLFDEAARVLTRGACRWAGIPLAEEETGPLAGDLVALVDGFGSPGPRHWRARAARKRREAWLAGLVGEVRRGALRVPDTSALAVVARHLEPDGERLAPRIAAVELLNLVRPTVAVSWFVTFAAHALHHWQVTRVRLTEDTDGTYAEAFAHEVRRFYPFAPFVAGTAVKDLTWKGEQILADWLVLLDIWGQNHDPALWPHPYTFDPQRFIGRGIGPYDLIPQGGGDPVTGHRCPGEPVAVGLLKALAPRLAKLDYTVPEQDLTISPYRIPARVASGFVLRPAGAAAPPETAGAKRPRPAVHPL from the coding sequence ATGCCGCTGCTCGACACCACGCTGCTCCTGCTGCTCGAGGGCTACGCCTGGCTGCCGGCCCGTTGGCGGGAGGCCCAGGGAGTGATCGCCCAGGGAAAGATGGGCCACGGAGAGAGTGCCCAGACAGAGATGGGCCAGGCAGCGATGGCCCGCACCCGGCTGATGGGCCGGGACGCCGTCGTGCTGCGCGGGCCGGACGCCGTCAGGTTCTTCTACGACGACAACCACGTCCAGCGGGCACCCGCGCTGCCCGAGCCGATCAAGAGCACGTTGTTCGGCCACGGCGCGGTGCACACGCTCGACCAGGCCGCGCACAGGGCGCGCAAGGGCATGTTCATGTCCCTGATGACGCCGGAAAGCGTCGCCTCCCTGGTGGGCGAGGCCACCGCGGCGTGGTACGCGGCGGTGGCGACGTGGCACGGCAGGGGAGACGTCGTGCTCTTCGACGAGGCCGCCCGCGTCCTCACCCGGGGTGCGTGCCGGTGGGCGGGCATCCCGCTCGCCGAGGAGGAAACCGGGCCCCTCGCCGGCGACCTCGTCGCGCTGGTCGACGGCTTCGGGTCACCGGGCCCGCGGCACTGGCGGGCCCGCGCCGCCCGAAAGCGCCGCGAGGCGTGGCTGGCGGGACTGGTCGGGGAGGTGCGCCGCGGCGCCCTGCGGGTGCCGGACACCTCGGCGCTCGCCGTGGTCGCCCGCCACCTGGAGCCCGACGGGGAGCGGCTCGCACCCCGGATCGCCGCGGTCGAGCTGCTCAACCTGGTGCGTCCCACGGTCGCGGTGAGCTGGTTCGTCACGTTCGCCGCGCACGCGCTGCACCACTGGCAGGTCACCCGGGTCCGCCTGACCGAGGACACCGACGGCACGTACGCCGAGGCGTTCGCCCATGAGGTGCGGCGCTTCTACCCGTTCGCGCCGTTCGTGGCGGGAACGGCCGTCAAGGACCTCACCTGGAAGGGCGAGCAGATCCTGGCCGACTGGCTCGTGCTGCTCGACATCTGGGGCCAGAACCACGATCCGGCGCTCTGGCCGCACCCGTATACCTTCGACCCGCAGCGCTTCATCGGCCGAGGGATCGGCCCGTACGACCTGATCCCGCAGGGCGGGGGCGACCCGGTGACCGGCCACCGGTGCCCGGGAGAGCCGGTCGCCGTGGGCTTGCTGAAGGCCCTCGCTCCTCGACTGGCGAAGCTGGACTACACCGTGCCGGAGCAGGACCTCACCATCTCGCCCTACCGGATCCCTGCCCGGGTGGCGAGCGGCTTCGTCCTGCGGCCGGCCGGGGCGGCCGCGCCCCCCGAGACGGCGGGGGCGAAACGGCCGCGCCCGGCGGTTCATCCCTTGTAG
- a CDS encoding glycosyltransferase family 2 protein: MQIDVVLPCLDEAAALPWVLGRMPDGYRPIVVDNGSTDGSAEVAARHGALVVSEPRPGFGAACHAGLEAATAPVVCFMDADASLDPRQLPYVAEDVVRGDSDLVLGRRRPVTASAWPAHARLGNQVLAWRLRRRTGAPLHDLGPMRAARRTALLDLGLRDRRFGYPLEMVLRASEAGWRIGEVDVDYLPRVGHSKVTGTVRGTVRTVRDMWRAA, translated from the coding sequence ATGCAGATCGATGTGGTGCTTCCCTGCCTCGACGAGGCGGCGGCGCTGCCCTGGGTGCTCGGCCGCATGCCGGACGGCTACCGGCCCATCGTGGTGGACAACGGATCCACCGACGGGTCGGCCGAGGTCGCCGCCCGGCACGGCGCGCTCGTGGTGAGCGAGCCCAGGCCGGGCTTCGGCGCCGCCTGCCACGCGGGCCTGGAGGCGGCGACCGCCCCCGTCGTGTGTTTCATGGACGCCGACGCCTCCCTGGATCCCCGGCAGCTTCCGTACGTCGCGGAGGATGTGGTGCGCGGCGACTCCGACCTGGTGCTGGGCCGCCGCAGGCCCGTCACCGCGTCGGCCTGGCCCGCGCACGCCCGGCTGGGCAACCAGGTGCTCGCCTGGCGGCTGCGCCGCCGCACCGGCGCGCCCCTGCACGACCTCGGCCCGATGCGCGCCGCCCGCCGTACGGCGCTGCTGGACCTGGGCCTGCGGGACCGGCGGTTCGGCTACCCGCTGGAGATGGTGCTGCGGGCGAGCGAGGCGGGCTGGCGCATCGGCGAGGTCGACGTCGACTACCTGCCGCGGGTGGGCCACTCGAAGGTGACGGGGACGGTCCGCGGCACCGTGCGTACGGTGCGCGACATGTGGCGGGCGGCGTGA
- a CDS encoding helix-turn-helix transcriptional regulator, translated as MSATRHPSGGGASRVPLAHRQRIDWHDHASHQLIHPHRGVLRISTPIGDWVVPPHRGVWIPAGVAHAHEAYGPTEMRALLFGPTVNPLRLDRPTVMAITPLLREVVVALTGDDEPTPGQRANLERVLLDQLREVEALPLCLPTPSVPRLRDVAAILEADPADGRTLAELGAVVGASERTLSRLFRAETGMSFPQWRTQLRLHHALILLAGGRSVTSTAAACGYSGPSAFIQSFKHAFGTTPHAYVRA; from the coding sequence ATGTCGGCAACCCGCCATCCCTCCGGCGGCGGCGCGTCCCGCGTGCCGCTGGCCCACCGTCAGCGCATCGACTGGCACGACCACGCCTCCCACCAGCTCATCCATCCGCATCGCGGGGTGTTGCGGATCTCGACGCCGATCGGCGACTGGGTGGTGCCACCGCATCGGGGCGTGTGGATCCCGGCGGGAGTGGCGCACGCGCACGAGGCGTACGGGCCGACCGAGATGCGGGCGCTGCTCTTCGGCCCGACGGTCAACCCGCTGCGGCTGGACCGGCCCACGGTCATGGCGATCACGCCTCTGCTGCGGGAGGTCGTGGTCGCCCTGACCGGCGACGACGAGCCGACGCCGGGTCAGCGGGCCAACCTCGAACGCGTGCTGCTCGACCAGCTCCGCGAGGTCGAGGCGCTGCCGCTGTGCCTGCCGACGCCGTCCGTTCCCCGGCTGCGCGACGTGGCCGCGATCCTGGAGGCCGATCCGGCGGACGGCCGTACGCTCGCCGAGCTGGGCGCGGTGGTGGGCGCGTCGGAACGCACGCTCAGCAGGCTGTTCCGCGCGGAGACCGGCATGAGCTTCCCGCAGTGGCGCACCCAGCTTCGGCTGCATCACGCGCTCATCCTGCTGGCCGGCGGCCGGTCGGTGACCTCGACGGCCGCCGCGTGCGGTTACAGCGGCCCCAGCGCGTTCATCCAGTCGTTCAAGCACGCCTTCGGCACGACCCCGCACGCGTACGTGCGCGCGTGA
- a CDS encoding methyltransferase domain-containing protein — MIGPLYAESLDGARVEVESADGGTWPLEAWRWLHDAEGDEAMLARCADPTLDVGSGPGRLTVALTRRGVQALGIDVTPRAVRLTRLAGGRALCRDVFGHVPGAGRWGTVLLADGNIGIGGDPDALLRRARELLRPGGEVVAELDPPGAATRTERVRLRREGRVTGWFAWARVSVSDIGPLAARTGFRPVEVWTEAGRWFSVLG; from the coding sequence GTGATCGGCCCGCTCTACGCCGAGTCGCTGGACGGCGCGCGAGTCGAGGTCGAGTCGGCCGACGGCGGCACCTGGCCGCTGGAGGCGTGGCGCTGGCTCCACGACGCCGAAGGGGACGAGGCCATGCTCGCCCGCTGCGCCGACCCCACGCTCGACGTGGGCTCGGGACCGGGGCGGCTGACCGTGGCGCTGACGAGGCGCGGCGTGCAGGCGCTCGGCATCGACGTCACCCCCCGGGCCGTACGGCTCACCCGCCTGGCCGGCGGGCGTGCCCTCTGTCGCGACGTGTTCGGCCACGTGCCCGGAGCGGGCCGCTGGGGCACCGTGCTGCTGGCCGACGGCAACATCGGCATCGGCGGCGACCCCGACGCCCTGCTGCGCCGGGCCCGCGAGCTGCTGCGTCCCGGCGGCGAGGTCGTCGCCGAGCTCGACCCGCCCGGCGCCGCGACCCGTACGGAACGGGTGCGGCTGCGGCGGGAGGGCAGGGTCACCGGGTGGTTCGCCTGGGCGCGGGTCAGCGTGTCGGACATCGGGCCGCTCGCCGCACGCACCGGCTTCCGCCCCGTGGAGGTGTGGACCGAGGCCGGCCGCTGGTTCTCGGTCCTGGGCTGA
- a CDS encoding NAD-dependent epimerase/dehydratase family protein, with amino-acid sequence MKIVVTGAAGFIGSGVAGLLRDAGHEVRGFDLRGGEDVTVGDVRDEDAVARAVAGADAVVHQAAKVGLGVDVSDLPAYVSVNALGTAVLLAAMARHGVSRLVLASSMVIYGEGVYDCAEHGRVRPGPRAEKDLAEGRFEPVCPRCGRPLSPGTVDEDVAPDPRNAYATSKLAQEHLAANWARETGGVAVALRYHNVYGPGMPRDTPYSGVAAIFRSALEAGRAPLVFEDGGQRRDFVHVGDVAAANLAALDTLEAAPPGRLRAYNVASGEPHTIGDLAEALSVARGGPAPEVTGRYRLGDVRHIVASPDRAAADLGFRARIRFADGMREFAHAPLGTAG; translated from the coding sequence ATGAAGATCGTGGTCACCGGCGCGGCCGGTTTCATCGGGAGCGGCGTCGCCGGGTTGCTGCGCGACGCCGGGCATGAGGTGCGAGGATTCGACCTGCGCGGCGGCGAGGACGTCACGGTGGGCGACGTGCGGGATGAGGACGCCGTCGCCCGCGCGGTCGCCGGAGCCGACGCCGTGGTGCACCAGGCGGCCAAGGTCGGCCTGGGCGTCGACGTGTCCGACCTGCCGGCGTACGTGTCGGTCAACGCCCTCGGGACCGCGGTGCTGCTCGCCGCGATGGCGCGGCACGGGGTCTCCCGGCTGGTCCTGGCGTCATCGATGGTCATCTACGGCGAGGGCGTCTACGACTGCGCCGAACACGGCCGGGTGCGGCCCGGCCCCCGGGCCGAGAAGGACCTGGCCGAGGGGCGGTTCGAGCCGGTGTGCCCGCGCTGCGGGCGCCCCCTGTCGCCGGGAACCGTGGACGAGGACGTCGCGCCCGATCCGCGCAACGCGTACGCCACGAGCAAGCTCGCCCAGGAGCACCTCGCGGCCAACTGGGCCCGTGAGACCGGCGGCGTGGCGGTCGCCCTGCGCTACCACAACGTGTACGGCCCGGGGATGCCTCGCGACACCCCCTACTCCGGGGTGGCCGCGATCTTCCGGTCCGCGCTGGAGGCGGGGCGGGCGCCGCTGGTGTTCGAGGACGGCGGCCAGCGCAGGGACTTCGTCCACGTCGGCGACGTCGCGGCGGCCAACCTCGCCGCGCTGGACACGCTGGAGGCCGCCCCGCCCGGCCGGCTCCGCGCGTACAACGTGGCCAGCGGCGAGCCCCACACGATCGGCGACCTGGCCGAGGCGCTCAGCGTGGCCCGGGGCGGGCCCGCGCCGGAGGTCACCGGCCGCTACCGGCTGGGCGACGTCCGGCACATCGTGGCCTCCCCGGACCGCGCCGCCGCCGACCTCGGCTTCCGGGCGCGGATCCGCTTCGCCGACGGCATGCGGGAGTTCGCCCACGCCCCTCTCGGGACGGCCGGCTGA
- a CDS encoding TIGR04282 family arsenosugar biosynthesis glycosyltransferase, translating into MTPATGGAAAQLVVIAKSPVPGAVKTRLTPPYTAQEAAALAEAALRDTLSAVAATPAARRVLALLGEPGPWLPAGCDVVAQRGGDLAERLTAAFADAWTALPVPVVLIGMDTPQVTPALLSEAVRLLDGHDVVVGPASDGGFWLLGQRTPDPALLDGLPMSRPDTGALLMERIRAAGVRTALLPELTDVDTAADAHAVAARIPSSRFAATLAALGADVPA; encoded by the coding sequence GTGACGCCGGCCACGGGCGGGGCCGCGGCGCAGCTCGTCGTGATCGCCAAGTCGCCCGTGCCGGGGGCAGTGAAGACCCGGCTCACGCCGCCGTACACGGCTCAAGAGGCCGCCGCGCTCGCGGAGGCGGCACTGCGCGACACCCTGTCGGCCGTCGCCGCCACCCCCGCCGCGCGCCGGGTGCTGGCCCTGCTCGGCGAGCCGGGGCCCTGGCTGCCCGCAGGGTGCGACGTGGTCGCGCAGCGGGGCGGCGACCTGGCCGAACGGCTGACCGCCGCCTTCGCCGACGCGTGGACGGCCCTTCCCGTGCCGGTCGTGCTGATCGGCATGGACACGCCGCAGGTCACCCCCGCGCTGCTGAGCGAGGCGGTGCGGCTGCTGGACGGGCACGACGTCGTGGTCGGCCCGGCCTCCGACGGCGGGTTCTGGCTGCTCGGGCAGCGCACGCCCGATCCCGCCCTGCTGGACGGGCTGCCGATGTCCCGGCCCGACACGGGCGCGCTGCTGATGGAGCGGATCCGCGCCGCGGGCGTGCGGACCGCTCTGCTGCCCGAGCTGACCGACGTGGACACCGCCGCGGACGCGCACGCGGTGGCCGCGCGGATCCCCTCCTCGCGGTTCGCGGCGACGCTGGCCGCCCTCGGCGCGGACGTCCCCGCGTGA
- a CDS encoding UbiA family prenyltransferase, protein MTGSGELPEDAAAGSGAGAAVPVQDARRAASSSAGTESVAGIESVAGIESVEGAEGVEGMEGIRSEAAAEGQGAAGDPKATGTAAMTRDARTNRAAGVASTAAGSAGVAAVARMVAGLARACHPGPTAAVTTLVTALVAVAGWGPAGTVLTALAVLTGQLSVGWCNDAVDAARDAGAGRTSKPIVAGLVSARTVRVAAFAALVACVPLSLSCGVVAGVTHLVAVAAAWAYNLWLKGTAASWVPYAAGFGAVPVFVTTGTPGHAPPVSPPVSSPAWWAVLAAALLGCAAHLANVLPDIETDVATGVRGWPQRLGPARARRVLPLPLLAASALLVVAPPGPAGPARWLAFAGVAACAAAGLLLARRVAAAPFAAAIGAAGIDVLLLAATPGVVSGG, encoded by the coding sequence GTGACCGGTTCAGGGGAACTGCCCGAGGACGCGGCGGCCGGCAGCGGCGCGGGCGCCGCCGTGCCGGTCCAGGACGCGCGTCGCGCGGCCTCCTCCTCGGCGGGCACCGAGAGTGTCGCGGGCATCGAGAGTGTCGCGGGCATCGAAAGCGTCGAGGGCGCTGAGGGTGTCGAGGGCATGGAGGGCATCCGGAGCGAGGCGGCTGCCGAGGGCCAAGGGGCCGCCGGGGATCCCAAGGCGACCGGAACTGCCGCGATGACCAGGGACGCCAGGACGAACAGGGCGGCGGGGGTGGCGTCTACCGCGGCCGGGTCAGCGGGAGTGGCCGCAGTGGCGCGTATGGTGGCCGGGCTGGCCAGGGCGTGTCACCCGGGTCCGACAGCGGCGGTGACGACGCTGGTCACGGCGCTCGTGGCGGTCGCCGGGTGGGGGCCGGCCGGGACGGTGCTGACCGCTCTCGCCGTGCTGACCGGTCAGCTGTCCGTGGGCTGGTGCAACGACGCCGTGGACGCCGCCAGGGACGCCGGGGCCGGCAGGACGTCCAAGCCGATCGTGGCGGGTCTGGTGTCCGCGCGCACGGTGCGCGTCGCGGCGTTCGCCGCACTGGTGGCCTGCGTGCCGCTCTCGCTGTCCTGTGGTGTGGTGGCCGGGGTGACGCACCTGGTCGCCGTCGCCGCGGCCTGGGCCTACAACCTGTGGCTCAAGGGCACGGCGGCCTCGTGGGTGCCGTACGCGGCGGGGTTCGGCGCGGTGCCGGTGTTCGTGACGACCGGAACGCCCGGCCACGCCCCGCCGGTCTCACCGCCGGTCTCATCCCCGGCGTGGTGGGCCGTACTCGCCGCGGCGCTGCTCGGCTGCGCGGCGCACCTCGCGAACGTGCTGCCCGACATCGAGACGGACGTCGCGACGGGGGTGCGGGGCTGGCCGCAGCGTCTCGGCCCCGCCCGAGCGCGGCGTGTCCTGCCGCTGCCGTTGCTGGCCGCGTCGGCGCTGCTGGTGGTCGCGCCTCCGGGACCGGCAGGCCCGGCCCGATGGCTCGCGTTCGCCGGAGTGGCCGCGTGCGCCGCGGCCGGTCTGCTGCTCGCCCGGCGCGTGGCCGCGGCGCCCTTCGCCGCCGCGATCGGTGCGGCCGGGATCGACGTCCTGCTGCTCGCCGCCACGCCGGGCGTCGTCAGCGGAGGCTGA